A single region of the Solwaraspora sp. WMMD406 genome encodes:
- the mtrA gene encoding MtrAB system response regulator MtrA produces MRARVLVVDDDPALAEMMGIVLRSEGFLPSFVADGERALAAFRENRPDIVLLDLMLPGMSGIDVCRAIRSESGIPIVMLTAKSDTVDVVLGLESGADDYVVKPFKPKELVARMRARLRRGEDVAPELLTIGPSGNQITIDVPAHTVSRDGDEVKLTPLEFDLLVALARKPRQVFTREVLLEQVWGYRHAADTRLVNVHVQRLRAKIEPDPERPEIILTVRGVGYKAGTG; encoded by the coding sequence ATGAGAGCCCGTGTGCTGGTTGTCGACGACGATCCCGCCTTGGCGGAAATGATGGGTATCGTGCTGCGCAGTGAGGGCTTCCTGCCGTCGTTCGTCGCCGATGGGGAGCGGGCGTTGGCCGCGTTCCGCGAAAACCGTCCCGACATCGTGCTGCTCGACCTGATGCTGCCTGGAATGAGCGGGATCGACGTGTGTCGGGCGATCCGCTCCGAATCCGGCATCCCGATCGTGATGCTCACGGCGAAGAGCGACACGGTCGACGTGGTCCTCGGGTTGGAGTCCGGCGCCGACGACTACGTGGTGAAGCCGTTCAAACCCAAGGAGTTGGTGGCCCGGATGCGGGCCCGGCTACGTCGCGGCGAGGACGTGGCACCGGAACTGCTCACCATCGGCCCATCCGGCAACCAGATCACCATTGACGTGCCGGCGCACACCGTGAGCCGGGACGGCGACGAGGTCAAGTTGACCCCGCTGGAGTTCGACCTGCTGGTGGCCCTGGCCCGCAAACCGCGTCAGGTCTTCACCCGTGAAGTGCTGCTGGAGCAGGTCTGGGGTTATCGGCACGCGGCCGACACCCGCCTGGTCAACGTGCACGTACAGCGGCTGCGCGCCAAGATCGAACCGGATCCGGAGCGACCCGAAATCATCCTCACCGTTCGGGGCGTGGGATACAAGGCGGGTACCGGCTAG
- a CDS encoding SIS domain-containing protein, translating into MSLPIDGQSGVLGRRLPDEALLDDADALATADPGGMLRFTASAGAQVRESAALAAEANLGVLADEGRPRAVVIAGIGTAGRTGDVLATVAGPRCPVPVIAHRSAGVPGWVGAADVVIAVSASGRSPEALGAAQAAARRGARLVAVGAPDSQLQSVAEGVRAPFIPVPRRAPARASLWALTVPVLLAARSLGLVKVNEADLAETAARLDADAERCKPAAESFVNPAKALALGLAGSVPIVWGSSPVAAVAARRFGDTLSTNARYPVVTGALGEAGRGRVGLLDGVFGGLVESSRDIFADPEDVVESPTRLRLVLLRDGGLNPEDDADEPLAVEERRADAVQTLAERRGVRCDVITAEGGSALERLASLIAVPDYASVYLALAHHLDPMAVPAVSEMKELSTT; encoded by the coding sequence ATGTCGCTGCCGATCGACGGTCAGTCCGGGGTGCTGGGTCGGCGGCTGCCGGACGAGGCGCTGCTCGACGACGCGGACGCGCTGGCCACCGCCGACCCGGGCGGCATGCTGCGGTTCACCGCGTCGGCCGGAGCCCAGGTACGGGAGTCGGCGGCGTTGGCCGCCGAAGCCAACCTGGGGGTCCTCGCCGACGAAGGCCGCCCCCGGGCGGTGGTGATCGCCGGCATCGGCACCGCCGGCCGTACCGGTGACGTGCTGGCGACCGTGGCCGGGCCACGCTGCCCCGTACCGGTGATCGCACACCGCAGCGCCGGCGTGCCCGGCTGGGTGGGCGCGGCGGACGTGGTGATCGCGGTCAGCGCCTCGGGCCGCAGCCCGGAAGCGCTCGGCGCGGCGCAGGCCGCCGCCCGGCGCGGTGCCCGGCTGGTCGCCGTCGGCGCCCCCGACTCGCAGCTGCAGTCGGTCGCCGAGGGGGTACGGGCTCCGTTCATCCCGGTGCCGCGTCGCGCCCCGGCGCGGGCCAGCCTCTGGGCGTTGACGGTGCCGGTCCTGCTAGCCGCCCGGTCCCTTGGCCTGGTCAAGGTCAACGAGGCCGATCTGGCCGAAACCGCCGCCCGGCTGGACGCCGACGCCGAACGCTGCAAGCCGGCGGCCGAGTCGTTCGTCAACCCGGCGAAGGCGCTCGCGCTCGGCTTGGCGGGTTCGGTGCCGATCGTCTGGGGTTCGTCGCCGGTGGCGGCGGTCGCGGCCCGACGATTCGGTGACACCTTGTCGACCAACGCCCGCTACCCGGTGGTGACCGGGGCGCTCGGCGAGGCCGGCCGGGGCCGGGTGGGTCTGCTCGACGGGGTGTTCGGCGGGCTGGTCGAGTCCAGCCGCGACATCTTCGCCGACCCGGAGGACGTCGTCGAGTCGCCGACCCGGCTGCGGCTGGTGCTGCTGCGCGACGGCGGGCTCAACCCGGAGGACGACGCCGACGAGCCGCTGGCGGTGGAGGAACGGCGGGCCGACGCCGTGCAGACCCTCGCCGAGCGGCGCGGGGTGCGGTGCGACGTGATCACCGCCGAGGGCGGGTCGGCGTTGGAGCGCCTCGCCTCGTTGATCGCCGTACCCGACTACGCCTCGGTCTATCTGGCTCTGGCTCATCATCTCGACCCGATGGCGGTGCCGGCGGTCAGCGAGATGAAGGAGCTTTCCACCACCTGA
- a CDS encoding DUF4350 domain-containing protein, producing the protein MVTRSRPRRRWPRIAVPLGVAAALLLVTPVAYLVEHPDPTRPGFLSPTNPGPDGGSDLAAELRASGVDVRVVDRTAEALSAAGSGSGSGSGPGSGAGTTTLFVPAPTLVHPAYLRMLARTPPGTRVLLIDPPRRLLGGNPVPIDRAGRRWAARASDPTDGSDRCVLPEVAAAGPAAALRQRYAAPAGLDPGRVDRCHDGGVARLTWGQAELVVVGASDPFRNDRFAEHRNARLATGLLGTRPQVVWLDLDGPDVPPSGPGGPQPDSPPEGSGPGPTSTTGPADDVPGYGSDDPPPGAPGNPAPGVDDRADPQDRQRDLLLAAFPPWFWATLVLLALALLVLASSRARRLGAPTDEPLPVTVPAAETVLGRGRLYRRSRARRPTAQVLRRVAVDRIASVLGLPARASAAEVVASVAARTGDKPDLVDALLYGPVPATDADLVRLARQLTELPTEIRARPAPQRPGPPAPRPPSAIEGDHR; encoded by the coding sequence ATGGTGACCCGGTCCCGGCCGCGACGGCGGTGGCCGCGGATCGCCGTACCGCTGGGGGTCGCTGCCGCGCTGCTGCTGGTGACTCCGGTGGCGTACCTCGTCGAACACCCCGACCCGACCCGGCCCGGCTTCCTCTCCCCGACCAACCCCGGTCCCGACGGAGGCAGCGATCTCGCCGCCGAGCTGCGCGCCAGCGGGGTCGACGTCCGGGTGGTGGACCGCACGGCCGAAGCGTTGAGTGCCGCCGGTTCCGGCTCGGGCTCCGGCTCCGGCCCCGGTTCCGGTGCCGGCACGACGACCCTGTTCGTCCCGGCGCCGACCCTGGTGCACCCGGCCTATCTGCGGATGCTGGCCCGTACCCCGCCGGGCACCCGGGTGCTGCTGATCGACCCGCCGCGCCGGCTGTTGGGCGGCAATCCGGTCCCGATCGACCGGGCCGGTCGACGGTGGGCGGCCCGCGCGAGCGACCCGACCGACGGCAGTGACCGATGTGTGCTGCCGGAGGTGGCGGCAGCGGGACCGGCGGCGGCGCTGCGGCAGCGGTACGCGGCACCGGCCGGACTGGATCCCGGGCGCGTCGACCGTTGCCACGACGGGGGCGTCGCCCGGCTCACCTGGGGTCAGGCCGAGCTGGTCGTGGTCGGCGCGAGCGATCCGTTCCGCAACGACCGGTTCGCCGAGCACCGCAACGCGCGTCTGGCCACCGGCCTGCTGGGGACCCGGCCGCAGGTGGTCTGGCTCGACCTCGACGGGCCGGACGTGCCCCCGTCGGGGCCGGGCGGCCCGCAACCGGACAGCCCGCCGGAGGGCTCTGGGCCTGGACCGACGTCGACGACCGGGCCGGCGGACGACGTTCCCGGCTACGGCTCGGACGACCCGCCGCCGGGCGCACCCGGCAACCCGGCACCCGGAGTCGACGACCGGGCCGACCCGCAGGACCGCCAACGTGACCTGCTGCTGGCCGCCTTCCCGCCCTGGTTCTGGGCGACGCTGGTCCTGCTGGCGCTCGCGCTTCTGGTGCTGGCGTCGTCGCGGGCCCGTCGACTCGGAGCGCCGACCGACGAACCGCTGCCGGTGACGGTGCCGGCGGCGGAGACCGTACTGGGCCGGGGGCGGCTCTACCGGCGGTCCCGGGCCCGGAGGCCTACCGCGCAGGTCCTGCGGAGGGTCGCGGTGGACCGGATCGCATCGGTGCTCGGTCTGCCTGCGCGGGCCAGCGCGGCCGAGGTGGTCGCGTCGGTCGCCGCCCGGACGGGCGACAAGCCGGACCTGGTCGACGCGTTGTTGTACGGTCCGGTGCCGGCCACCGACGCCGACCTGGTACGTCTGGCGCGGCAGTTGACCGAGCTGCCGACCGAGATCCGTGCACGTCCGGCACCGCAGCGCCCCGGGCCGCCGGCACCTCGACCACCATCCGCGATCGAAGGAGATCACCGGTGA
- a CDS encoding DUF4129 domain-containing protein: MIAGLSRWWTEQVAAVGDVLPLPLLAALVVTVATVVAAAWFWWPGWLPRRWPGLPSPLRPWLPTAGRRAGWSRTVRRWLGRLRPRRWVPGWWAADRRAPGRWRRWLDPRRWWRLLVHGLARVHGLVRGGFRSGDRTGRPTDGGPADAAGGPADAAGGPAPDLPAAGLIGRADQLAADGRYAEAVRERLRAMVRELADRGMVSHQPGWTVTELADAAARVVPAARPSLAEAATIFSDLWYGQQPARPAHDERMRALSADLRLAIRQREPAAAPQQQHHTAAPQQQHHTAAPQQEHAAARRQQVVPPQERAW; this comes from the coding sequence GTGATCGCCGGGCTCAGCCGCTGGTGGACCGAGCAGGTCGCCGCCGTCGGCGATGTGCTGCCGCTGCCGCTGCTCGCCGCCCTGGTGGTCACCGTCGCGACGGTGGTCGCCGCCGCCTGGTTCTGGTGGCCCGGCTGGCTACCACGCCGCTGGCCGGGCTTGCCGTCCCCGCTGCGGCCCTGGCTGCCGACCGCCGGGCGACGGGCGGGCTGGTCGCGGACGGTCCGACGGTGGCTGGGCCGGCTGCGCCCCCGCCGGTGGGTGCCCGGTTGGTGGGCGGCGGACCGGCGGGCTCCGGGCCGCTGGCGACGGTGGCTCGATCCGCGTCGCTGGTGGCGGCTGCTGGTCCACGGTCTGGCGCGCGTACACGGCCTGGTGCGCGGTGGGTTCCGGTCCGGTGACCGGACGGGTCGGCCGACGGACGGCGGGCCGGCCGACGCGGCTGGCGGGCCGGCCGACGCGGCTGGCGGCCCGGCACCGGATCTGCCGGCCGCCGGCCTGATCGGACGGGCCGACCAGCTCGCCGCCGACGGCCGCTACGCCGAGGCCGTTCGGGAACGCCTCCGGGCGATGGTGCGCGAGCTCGCCGACCGGGGCATGGTGTCTCACCAGCCGGGCTGGACCGTGACCGAACTCGCCGACGCCGCCGCGCGGGTGGTCCCCGCCGCCCGGCCGTCGCTGGCCGAGGCCGCGACCATCTTCAGCGACCTGTGGTACGGGCAGCAGCCGGCGCGCCCCGCGCACGACGAGCGGATGCGGGCGCTCAGCGCGGATCTGCGGCTGGCCATCCGGCAGCGGGAGCCGGCCGCCGCGCCTCAGCAACAGCACCACACCGCCGCGCCTCAGCAACAGCACCACACCGCCGCGCCTCAGCAGGAGCACGCCGCCGCACGGCGGCAGCAGGTCGTCCCGCCGCAGGAGCGAGCATGGTGA
- a CDS encoding RDD family protein — protein MDVRETGVTRLVNGEAVEVEVRLARVGSRALALLVDLLVQALVALLLVAVTAIVLSSATSIQVDEALGRALLTAGTVLVLVGYPVASETLTGGRTVGKLAVGLRVVRADGGPLRFRHALTRNLVGVAAEWPGLLMPPLTWLACLVTMLVNGHGKRLGDLAAGTVVVHERAPSSWGWVPGMPPALVGWARTLDLTRLDDELALSVRHLLARGHGFAEPARSRLVRDLAAEVAAVVTPPPPAGVPGWAYLAAVHAERHRRSARRLANARASSAALWPELVGLTPARALGAPVVPAVPAVPAGATGSPASTQWRPRPVRSAAPVQRDDPQWPRESWPRPPWLGPTAEQPDWTGVRRPPVASTLRSAQPTLSLSAQPTLSTSAAPVPAQPTPDRSDFAAPSTGADPDADVAASRW, from the coding sequence GTGGACGTGCGGGAAACCGGGGTGACCCGACTGGTCAACGGCGAGGCCGTCGAGGTCGAGGTACGGCTGGCCCGGGTCGGTTCGCGGGCGCTCGCGCTGCTGGTCGATCTGCTGGTGCAGGCGCTCGTCGCGCTGCTGCTGGTCGCGGTCACGGCGATCGTGCTGTCGTCGGCGACGTCGATCCAGGTCGACGAGGCCCTCGGCCGGGCGCTGCTCACCGCCGGCACGGTGCTGGTGCTGGTCGGCTACCCGGTGGCCAGCGAAACCCTGACGGGCGGCCGTACGGTGGGCAAGCTGGCGGTCGGGCTGCGGGTGGTCCGCGCCGACGGTGGCCCGTTGCGGTTCCGGCACGCGTTGACCCGCAACCTGGTCGGGGTGGCCGCCGAGTGGCCCGGTCTGCTGATGCCGCCGCTGACCTGGCTGGCCTGCCTGGTGACGATGCTGGTCAACGGGCACGGCAAACGGCTCGGTGATCTGGCGGCCGGGACGGTCGTGGTGCACGAGCGGGCACCGTCGTCGTGGGGTTGGGTGCCCGGCATGCCGCCGGCGCTGGTCGGGTGGGCGCGGACTCTCGACCTGACCCGGCTCGACGACGAGTTGGCGCTGTCGGTCCGGCACCTGCTCGCCCGGGGGCACGGGTTCGCCGAACCGGCCCGCTCCCGGCTCGTCCGCGACCTCGCGGCGGAAGTGGCGGCGGTGGTCACTCCTCCGCCGCCGGCCGGGGTGCCCGGCTGGGCCTACCTGGCGGCGGTGCACGCCGAACGGCATCGCCGGTCGGCGCGACGGCTGGCTAACGCCCGGGCGAGCAGCGCGGCGCTCTGGCCGGAGCTGGTCGGCCTGACGCCGGCGCGGGCGCTCGGCGCTCCCGTAGTTCCGGCCGTTCCGGCCGTTCCGGCGGGCGCCACCGGGTCGCCGGCTTCGACGCAGTGGCGTCCGCGACCGGTCCGGTCGGCCGCTCCGGTGCAGCGCGATGACCCGCAGTGGCCACGGGAGAGTTGGCCGCGACCGCCGTGGTTGGGTCCGACCGCCGAGCAGCCGGACTGGACCGGGGTACGCCGTCCGCCGGTGGCCAGCACGTTGCGATCGGCCCAGCCGACTCTGTCCTTGTCCGCCCAGCCGACTCTGTCCACGTCCGCCGCGCCGGTGCCCGCCCAGCCCACGCCCGACCGGTCCGATTTCGCGGCACCGTCGACCGGGGCGGATCCGGACGCGGATGTGGCAGCATCACGGTGGTGA
- a CDS encoding DUF58 domain-containing protein, which yields MTWRVSVLLGLGSLTMPWWPSPWLGLLVVTGLVAALTGLDVVLAVPLRDLTLGRDGARTVRLGSTATVTLTLRNRSSRRLRAQVRDSWVPSAGATPGPEHDPGRQPQPGQRPQPGQRPQPGQRPVAVAVQGTDGPVWRVRVAAGDQVELPATLTPTRRGDRPAGEVSLRSYGPLGLAFRQRRQRPATPQWILRVLPRFDSRRLLAEKVARLRVVDGMRTTRGRGQGTEFDNLREYVVGDDVRSIDWRASARRADVLVRTWRPERDRRVVCVVDTGRTAAVRIGDEPRLDVAIDAVLLLATLASRAGDQVDLLAVDTAVRATVTGAGRHQLLPRLVDALAPLQPTLLETDFDLLVGEVLRRERKRALVVLCTALEPGALGEGLLPVLPRLAARHQVVVAAVQDPVLTALTSAPARSAADAYAAAAAWRTLTERDRIRSALAQHGVLVVDVPAADFASQLSDTYLRLKSLGRL from the coding sequence GTGACCTGGCGGGTGTCGGTGCTGCTCGGCCTCGGCAGTCTCACGATGCCCTGGTGGCCGTCGCCCTGGCTCGGTCTGTTGGTGGTGACCGGGCTGGTCGCCGCGCTCACCGGGCTGGACGTGGTGCTGGCGGTGCCGTTGCGTGACCTGACGCTGGGCCGCGACGGCGCGCGTACGGTCCGGCTGGGTTCGACCGCCACGGTCACGCTGACGCTGCGCAACAGGTCGTCCCGCCGGCTCCGGGCCCAGGTACGCGACAGTTGGGTCCCGTCCGCTGGCGCCACTCCCGGCCCAGAGCACGACCCGGGCCGGCAGCCGCAGCCGGGCCAGCGGCCGCAGCCGGGCCAGCGGCCGCAGCCGGGCCAGCGGCCGGTCGCCGTCGCCGTCCAGGGCACCGACGGTCCGGTGTGGCGGGTCCGCGTCGCTGCCGGCGACCAGGTCGAGTTGCCCGCAACGCTGACCCCGACCCGTCGGGGGGACCGACCCGCCGGCGAGGTCAGCCTGCGCTCGTACGGCCCCCTCGGGCTGGCGTTCCGGCAACGTCGCCAGCGTCCAGCGACGCCACAGTGGATACTCCGGGTGCTGCCCCGGTTCGACTCCCGCCGGCTGCTGGCCGAAAAGGTGGCCCGGCTGCGGGTGGTCGACGGGATGCGGACCACCCGGGGCCGGGGGCAGGGCACCGAGTTCGACAACCTCCGGGAGTACGTGGTCGGCGACGACGTACGGTCGATCGACTGGCGGGCCAGCGCGCGCCGGGCCGACGTCCTGGTGCGGACCTGGCGTCCGGAACGGGACCGGCGGGTGGTCTGCGTGGTGGACACCGGGCGTACGGCCGCCGTCCGCATCGGCGACGAGCCGAGGCTGGACGTGGCGATCGACGCCGTACTGCTGCTCGCCACCCTGGCCAGCCGGGCCGGCGACCAGGTCGACCTCCTGGCGGTGGACACGGCGGTACGCGCCACCGTGACCGGGGCCGGCCGCCACCAGCTGCTGCCCAGACTGGTCGACGCGCTCGCCCCGCTGCAGCCGACGCTCCTGGAGACCGACTTCGACCTGCTGGTGGGCGAGGTGCTGCGCCGGGAACGCAAACGGGCTCTGGTGGTGCTCTGCACCGCGTTGGAGCCCGGCGCGCTCGGCGAAGGGCTGCTCCCGGTGCTGCCCCGGCTCGCCGCCCGCCACCAGGTCGTGGTCGCGGCCGTACAAGATCCGGTGTTGACCGCCTTGACGAGCGCGCCGGCCCGCTCGGCGGCCGACGCGTACGCCGCCGCGGCGGCCTGGCGGACCCTCACGGAACGGGACCGGATCCGGTCCGCGCTGGCCCAGCACGGGGTGCTGGTGGTGGACGTGCCCGCCGCCGACTTCGCCAGCCAGCTCAGCGACACCTACCTGCGGCTCAAGTCGCTCGGTCGGCTGTGA
- a CDS encoding stage II sporulation protein M, with amino-acid sequence MDLDAYVAEHEPQWRRLDQLARGRHLSAAEVDELVSLYQRTSTHLSVVRTRSPDPALVARLSRLVLIARTRVTADSGGSWTGVVSFFTTGFPRAVYQAAPWWGTVAVLFCALTGFLMWWVAGHPDSARLLVGDRAAAQLAESSFAGYYTQYAAPSFAVQLWTHNAWLAAQCLAAGILVVPVLYLLWANALNIGVTGGVMISYDRADVFFGLITPHGLLELTGVFVAAGVGLRVGGAWISPPAHLRRGRAVAEAGLSGVVVALGLVGLFAVSGLIEAFVTPAPWPTWVRIGIGATAWLAFLGYVVVCGARRPGSPDRRPRPDRPVTADRAT; translated from the coding sequence GTGGACCTCGACGCGTACGTGGCCGAACACGAGCCGCAGTGGCGGCGGCTGGACCAGCTTGCCCGTGGCCGGCACCTGTCCGCCGCCGAGGTGGACGAGCTGGTGAGCCTCTACCAGCGGACGTCCACTCACCTGTCGGTCGTCCGCACCCGGTCGCCCGACCCGGCGTTGGTCGCCCGGCTGTCCCGGCTGGTGCTGATCGCCCGTACCCGGGTCACCGCCGACTCCGGCGGCTCCTGGACCGGCGTGGTCAGCTTCTTCACCACCGGGTTTCCGCGTGCGGTGTATCAGGCGGCTCCCTGGTGGGGCACGGTCGCGGTGCTGTTCTGCGCGCTCACCGGCTTTCTGATGTGGTGGGTCGCCGGTCATCCGGACAGCGCCCGGCTGCTGGTCGGCGATCGGGCGGCGGCCCAACTCGCCGAATCGAGCTTCGCCGGCTACTACACCCAGTACGCGGCACCGAGCTTCGCCGTCCAGCTGTGGACCCACAACGCCTGGCTCGCCGCGCAGTGCCTGGCCGCCGGCATCCTCGTCGTACCGGTGCTCTATCTGCTCTGGGCCAACGCGCTGAACATCGGCGTCACCGGCGGGGTGATGATCTCCTACGACCGGGCGGACGTCTTCTTCGGGCTGATCACGCCGCACGGCCTGCTGGAACTGACCGGCGTGTTCGTCGCCGCCGGGGTCGGGCTGCGCGTCGGCGGAGCCTGGATCTCCCCACCGGCGCACCTGCGGCGCGGCCGGGCCGTCGCCGAGGCCGGGCTCTCCGGGGTGGTGGTCGCGCTCGGCCTGGTCGGCCTGTTCGCCGTGTCCGGGCTGATCGAGGCCTTCGTCACCCCCGCGCCGTGGCCGACCTGGGTGCGGATCGGCATCGGTGCCACCGCCTGGCTCGCCTTCCTCGGCTACGTCGTCGTCTGCGGTGCCCGCCGGCCCGGGTCGCCCGACAGGCGGCCTCGGCCCGATCGGCCTGTCACAGCCGACCGAGCGACTTGA
- a CDS encoding MoxR family ATPase codes for MAGDADEARAALHRLRTEVAKAVVGQDAVVTGLVIALLCRGHVLLEGVPGVAKTLLVRTFAAALDLDAKRLQFTPDLMPGDVTGSLIFDPRTAVFTFREGPVFTNLLLADEINRTPPKTQSALLEVMEEHQVSVEGVRRPLPSPFIVAATQNPIEYEGTYPLPEAQLDRFLLKLTVPLPNREEELGVLRAHHAGFDPRDLAAAGVRPVASAADLDTARRAVGQVGVSEGVLGYVVDLCRATRSSPALASGASPRGATALLSTAKAWAWIAGRDYLTPDDVKAVARATLRHRVRLRPEAELEGATADGVLDSVLATVPTPR; via the coding sequence GTGGCCGGCGACGCGGACGAGGCGCGCGCCGCCCTGCACCGGCTACGCACCGAGGTCGCCAAGGCGGTGGTCGGGCAGGACGCCGTCGTGACCGGTCTGGTGATCGCCCTGCTGTGTCGCGGTCACGTACTGCTCGAAGGCGTGCCGGGGGTCGCCAAGACGCTGCTGGTCCGTACCTTCGCCGCCGCGTTGGACCTGGACGCCAAGCGGTTGCAGTTCACCCCCGACCTGATGCCCGGGGACGTCACCGGTTCGCTGATCTTCGATCCCCGTACGGCGGTCTTCACCTTCCGCGAGGGTCCGGTGTTCACCAATCTGCTGCTCGCCGACGAGATCAACCGGACCCCGCCCAAGACACAGTCCGCGTTGCTGGAGGTCATGGAGGAACATCAGGTCTCGGTCGAAGGGGTCCGCCGGCCGCTGCCGAGCCCGTTCATCGTGGCCGCGACCCAGAATCCCATCGAGTACGAGGGAACCTATCCGCTGCCGGAGGCGCAGCTGGACCGTTTCCTGCTCAAACTGACCGTGCCGCTGCCGAACCGGGAGGAGGAACTCGGTGTGTTGCGCGCCCACCACGCCGGCTTCGATCCCCGGGACCTGGCGGCGGCCGGGGTGCGGCCGGTGGCCAGCGCCGCCGATCTCGACACGGCCCGCCGGGCGGTCGGGCAGGTCGGGGTCAGCGAGGGAGTGCTCGGCTACGTCGTCGACCTGTGCCGCGCCACCCGCAGCTCGCCGGCGCTGGCGTCGGGTGCCTCGCCACGCGGGGCGACCGCCCTGCTCAGCACCGCGAAGGCATGGGCCTGGATAGCCGGGCGCGACTATCTGACGCCGGACGACGTCAAGGCCGTCGCACGGGCCACCCTGCGGCACCGGGTACGGCTGCGTCCCGAGGCGGAGCTGGAAGGCGCGACCGCCGACGGCGTACTCGACTCGGTGCTGGCCACCGTGCCCACCCCACGCTGA
- the manA gene encoding mannose-6-phosphate isomerase, class I, which produces MELLTSQIRDYAWGSRTVIAELQGRRSPTPGPEAELWLGAHPGAPSTVERDGVAVSLADLIGQAPTEWLGVETARRFDGRLPYLMKVLAAETPLSLQAHPDARQARAGYAAEQAARRQQVSDQPGNYADPNHKPELLVALTPFDALCGFRSPWRSADVFAALRIDDLEPVAKSLRSGPAGLREAMGSLLSWPADDRAALIDAAVSAAGRLPADFAADADLLRRLAAHYPTDPGVLVALLLNNVTLAPGEGIWMPAGNLHAYLRGAGVEIMAASDNVLRGGLTPKRVDVAELLRVLRFETLDDPVVRPVPVTDGVVTWPTPAAEFVLHRVVLDADLSQVTLPVSGPRLVLCTAGGVAVDDGRSRVAIPPGRAAAGPASDAALLLSGAGEAYVASVDLT; this is translated from the coding sequence GTGGAACTGCTGACCAGCCAGATCCGGGACTACGCCTGGGGATCGCGTACGGTGATCGCCGAGCTGCAGGGCCGCCGGTCCCCGACCCCGGGACCGGAGGCGGAGCTGTGGCTCGGCGCCCACCCGGGTGCCCCCTCTACTGTGGAACGCGACGGTGTGGCGGTGAGCCTGGCCGACCTGATCGGCCAGGCGCCGACCGAGTGGCTCGGCGTCGAGACCGCGCGACGGTTCGACGGGCGGCTGCCGTACCTGATGAAGGTCCTCGCGGCCGAGACGCCGCTGTCGTTGCAGGCGCACCCGGACGCCCGGCAGGCGCGTGCCGGCTACGCCGCCGAGCAGGCGGCGCGGCGGCAGCAGGTGTCTGACCAGCCGGGCAACTACGCCGATCCGAACCACAAGCCGGAACTGCTGGTGGCGCTCACGCCCTTCGACGCGCTCTGCGGGTTCCGGTCCCCGTGGCGCTCGGCCGACGTGTTCGCCGCGCTGCGGATCGACGACCTGGAACCGGTGGCGAAATCCCTGCGGTCCGGGCCGGCCGGGCTACGCGAGGCGATGGGGTCGCTGCTGAGCTGGCCGGCGGACGACCGGGCCGCGCTGATCGACGCGGCGGTGTCGGCGGCCGGCCGGCTGCCCGCCGACTTCGCGGCCGATGCCGACCTGCTGCGCCGGTTGGCGGCGCACTACCCGACCGATCCCGGGGTGCTGGTCGCGCTGCTGCTCAACAACGTGACGCTCGCCCCCGGCGAGGGGATCTGGATGCCGGCCGGCAACCTGCACGCCTACCTGCGGGGTGCCGGGGTGGAGATCATGGCGGCCAGCGACAACGTGCTCCGGGGCGGACTCACCCCCAAGCGCGTCGACGTCGCCGAGTTGCTGCGCGTGTTGCGCTTCGAGACGCTCGACGATCCGGTGGTACGCCCGGTGCCGGTCACCGACGGGGTGGTCACCTGGCCGACTCCGGCCGCCGAGTTCGTGCTGCACCGGGTCGTCCTCGACGCCGATCTGTCGCAGGTGACGTTGCCGGTCAGCGGTCCGCGACTGGTGCTCTGTACGGCGGGCGGGGTGGCGGTCGACGACGGCCGTTCGAGAGTGGCGATCCCGCCGGGTCGGGCGGCGGCCGGGCCGGCGAGCGACGCCGCGCTGCTGCTGTCCGGCGCCGGTGAGGCGTACGTCGCCTCGGTCGATCTGACCTGA